One stretch of Chryseobacterium indologenes DNA includes these proteins:
- the nuoE gene encoding complex I 24 kDa subunit family protein: MSETIAFKPESLAQVHKIIARYPEGRQKSALLPVLHLAQKEFGGWLDVPVMDYVAGLLSIKPIEVYEVATFYTMFNMKPVGKYVLEVCRTGPCMVCGSEKILDHIRTKLNIKDGETTEDGMFTLKPAECLGACGYAPMMQLGKFFHENLTIEKVDEILELCRQGQLALD; encoded by the coding sequence ATGAGCGAAACAATAGCTTTTAAACCGGAAAGTTTAGCACAGGTACACAAAATTATCGCAAGATATCCTGAAGGAAGACAGAAATCTGCTCTTCTTCCTGTACTTCACTTGGCACAGAAAGAATTCGGAGGATGGTTAGACGTTCCTGTGATGGATTATGTTGCCGGACTTTTAAGTATCAAACCGATCGAAGTATATGAAGTGGCTACTTTCTATACCATGTTCAACATGAAACCGGTAGGTAAATATGTTTTAGAGGTTTGCAGAACAGGACCTTGTATGGTTTGTGGAAGCGAAAAAATCCTTGATCATATAAGAACGAAACTGAACATTAAGGATGGAGAAACTACTGAAGACGGTATGTTCACTCTAAAACCTGCTGAATGTCTCGGAGCATGTGGTTATGCCCCAATGATGCAGCTTGGAAAGTTCTTTCATGAAAATTTAACAATAGAAAAAGTAGACGAAATCCTTGAACTTTGCAGACAGGGACAACTTGCTTTAGACTAA
- the nuoF gene encoding NADH-quinone oxidoreductase subunit NuoF, whose protein sequence is MSKKLLLKDAHIEGIRYFETYRKQGGYTAAEKALKMTPDEILEEVKVSGLRGRGGAGFPTGMKWSFLAKPEGVPRHLVVNADESEPGTFKDRYLMEFLPHLLIEGMLISSYCLGSNTSYIYIRGEYSWIPDILEEAIEEAKAAGFLGKNILGTGFDLEIYVQRGGGAYICGEETALLESLEGKRGNPRLKPPFPAVKGLWERPTVVNNVESIAAIVPIIDITGAEYAKIGVGRSTGTKLISACGNINKPGVYEIDMTITVEEFIYSDEYCGGIKDGKRLKACIPGGSSVPIVPANLLLRTVNGEPRYMNYESLADGGFATGTMMGSGGFIVLDEDQCIVDHTMTLARFYNHESCGQCTPCREGTGWMYKILKKIEKGEGKMEDIDLLWDIQRKIEGNTICPLGDAAAWPVAAAIRHFRDEFEWHVKNPELSQTQNYGLAHYADPIPAVEKNA, encoded by the coding sequence ATGAGTAAAAAACTTTTACTTAAAGACGCACATATAGAAGGTATCCGCTACTTTGAAACCTACCGTAAACAAGGAGGTTATACAGCAGCTGAAAAAGCCTTGAAAATGACTCCTGACGAAATTCTTGAAGAAGTAAAAGTTTCAGGATTAAGAGGTCGTGGTGGAGCCGGATTCCCTACAGGGATGAAATGGAGCTTTTTGGCAAAACCGGAAGGCGTTCCAAGGCATCTTGTAGTCAATGCGGATGAATCTGAGCCTGGAACATTCAAGGACAGATATCTGATGGAATTCCTTCCTCACCTATTGATTGAAGGAATGCTAATTTCATCTTACTGTTTAGGTTCTAACACTTCTTATATCTACATCCGTGGAGAATATTCATGGATTCCGGATATCCTTGAAGAAGCTATTGAAGAAGCTAAAGCGGCAGGATTTTTAGGTAAAAATATTTTAGGAACAGGTTTCGATCTTGAAATCTATGTACAGAGAGGTGGTGGAGCATACATCTGCGGTGAAGAAACTGCATTGCTTGAATCCCTTGAAGGAAAAAGAGGTAATCCAAGATTAAAACCACCATTCCCGGCTGTAAAAGGTCTTTGGGAGAGACCAACGGTGGTAAACAATGTTGAGTCTATTGCAGCTATTGTTCCTATCATTGATATTACAGGTGCTGAGTATGCTAAAATTGGTGTAGGCAGATCCACAGGAACGAAATTAATTTCCGCTTGTGGAAACATCAACAAACCAGGGGTATACGAAATTGATATGACGATCACTGTAGAAGAATTCATCTACTCTGATGAATACTGTGGTGGTATTAAAGACGGAAAAAGATTAAAGGCTTGTATTCCTGGAGGAAGTTCTGTACCAATCGTTCCTGCTAACTTATTGTTGAGAACTGTAAACGGAGAGCCAAGATATATGAATTATGAATCATTAGCAGATGGTGGTTTTGCTACCGGAACAATGATGGGTTCAGGAGGTTTCATCGTTTTAGATGAAGACCAGTGTATTGTAGATCACACGATGACTTTAGCAAGATTCTACAACCACGAAAGCTGTGGACAATGTACACCTTGCCGTGAAGGTACAGGATGGATGTACAAAATCCTTAAGAAAATTGAAAAAGGAGAAGGAAAAATGGAAGATATCGATCTGCTTTGGGATATCCAGAGAAAAATCGAAGGAAATACGATCTGTCCATTAGGTGATGCAGCGGCTTGGCCAGTTGCAGCAGCCATTCGTCACTTCAGAGATGAATTTGAGTGGCACGTGAAAAATCCTGAGTTATCTCAGACTCAGAACTATGGATTGGCACATTATGCAGATCCTATCCCAGCTGTTGAAAAGAATGCGTAG